A single window of Buteo buteo chromosome 15, bButBut1.hap1.1, whole genome shotgun sequence DNA harbors:
- the ZBTB24 gene encoding zinc finger and BTB domain-containing protein 24 isoform X2 has protein sequence MAETTSDASEKLVVIHSKAHKDTILANFEEQRKKDFLCDITLIVENVQFRAHKALLAASSEYFSMMFVDEGEIGQSIYMLEGMVADTFGALLEFIYTGCLRASEKSTEQILATAQLLKVTDLVWACTDYQASRSPSNTLPAPANSGASAAVTASDKKNEDPPKRKRGRPRKVKNVQEEKLGANSAEDVQLRENNSMQNKQNFIKKDTAAEETVASEHAPARKDAEENEPACGSEAAVDLSAEKDENYDPKSEGVQSTQSRYSKRRIRRSIKLKDYKLLGDEDEKGLAKRTDGKRKRAGPEARCKDCGKVFKYNHFLAIHQRSHTGERPFKCSECGKGFSQKHSLQVHERMHTGERPYTCTVCSKALTTKHSLLEHMSLHTGQKAFTCDQCGKYFSQKRQLKSHYRVHTGKCFNKDH, from the exons ATGGCAGAAACGACTTCTGATGCTTCTGAGAAACTGGTCGTCATCCACTCCAAAGCTCACAAAGATACCATTCTAGCTAATTTtgaagaacaaaggaaaaaggattttctttgtgACATTACACTAATAGTGGAGAATGTGCAATTCAGAGCCCATAAAGCTTTGCTTGCTGCCAGCAGTGAATACTTCTCAATGATGTTTGTAGATGAGGGCGAAATAGGGCAGTCAATTTACATGTTGGAGGGAATGGTTGCAGACACCTTTGGAGCACTGCTAGAATTTATCTACACTGGTTGCCTCCGTGCCAGCgaaaaaagcacagaacaaaTTCTGGCTACTGCACAGCTGCTGAAAGTGACTGACTTGGTATGGGCCTGTACAGACTATCAGGCCAGCCGTAGCCCAAGTAACACGTTACCAGCTCCGGCTAACAGTGGAGCCTCTGCAGCCGTTACTGCAAGCGACAAGAAGAATGAAGATCCACCGAAGCGAAAACGAGGGCGACCGAGGAAGGTCAAGAatgttcaagaagaaaaattgggAGCAAATTCTGCTGAAGATGTGCAGCTGAGAGAGAACAACTCCatgcaaaataagcaaaattttattaaaaaagacactgcagcagaagaaacagttgCCAGCGAACATGCTCCAGCGAggaaagatgcagaagaaaatgaacctgcttgtgGCTCAGAAGCTGCTGTCGATCTGTCAGCTGAGAAAGATGAGAATTATGATCCCAAATCTGAAGGAGTACAGAGCACTCAGAGCCGTTATAGCAAACGTAGAATAAGGAGATCAATCAAACTAAAAGATTATAAACTTCTCGGTGATGAGGATGAAAAAGGACTGGCAAAGAGaactgatggaaaaagaaaacgtGCAGGTCCTGAAGCTCGCTGTAAAGACTGTGgcaaagtatttaaatataatcACTTCTTAGCTATTCATCAGCGAAGCCATACAG GGGAGCGCCCTTTTAAGTGTAGTGAGTGTGGCAAAGGCTTTTCCCAGAAGCATTCTCTTCAAGTCCATGAGCGGATGCACACTGGAGAACGGCCATACACCTGCACTGTCTGCAGTAAGGCTCTGACAACAAAACATTCTCTTCTGGAGCATATGAGCCTACATACAG GGCAGAAGGCTTTTACATGCGACCAGTGTGGGAAATACTTCAGCCAAAAGAGGCAGCTCAAGAGCCACTATCGAGTACACACAG GAAAGTGCTTTAACAAAGATCACTGA
- the ZBTB24 gene encoding zinc finger and BTB domain-containing protein 24 isoform X1: MAETTSDASEKLVVIHSKAHKDTILANFEEQRKKDFLCDITLIVENVQFRAHKALLAASSEYFSMMFVDEGEIGQSIYMLEGMVADTFGALLEFIYTGCLRASEKSTEQILATAQLLKVTDLVWACTDYQASRSPSNTLPAPANSGASAAVTASDKKNEDPPKRKRGRPRKVKNVQEEKLGANSAEDVQLRENNSMQNKQNFIKKDTAAEETVASEHAPARKDAEENEPACGSEAAVDLSAEKDENYDPKSEGVQSTQSRYSKRRIRRSIKLKDYKLLGDEDEKGLAKRTDGKRKRAGPEARCKDCGKVFKYNHFLAIHQRSHTGERPFKCSECGKGFSQKHSLQVHERMHTGERPYTCTVCSKALTTKHSLLEHMSLHTGQKAFTCDQCGKYFSQKRQLKSHYRVHTGHSLPECNQCRRKFMDAAQLKKHLRTHTGEKPFTCEICGKSFTAKSSLQTHIRIHRGEKPYSCGICGKSFSDSSAKRRHCILHTGKKPFSCPECSLQFARLDNLKSHLKIHSKEKQFQEASAAPSTNTNSEVRNILQLQQYQLSTSGGQEIQLLVTDAVHNINFMPSHSQGISIVTAENAPNMTTEQAANLTLLAQPPQQLQNLLLSAQQEQAEQIQSINMIANQIETAQPEQMHVIALSKEALEHLHAHQGQNEEVHLAGSSHPAQHVQLTQESSQQSHSSQDTVPSHQISEEQNQTVHVSESHQQSLSVNESSHEHPMQGQAF, encoded by the exons ATGGCAGAAACGACTTCTGATGCTTCTGAGAAACTGGTCGTCATCCACTCCAAAGCTCACAAAGATACCATTCTAGCTAATTTtgaagaacaaaggaaaaaggattttctttgtgACATTACACTAATAGTGGAGAATGTGCAATTCAGAGCCCATAAAGCTTTGCTTGCTGCCAGCAGTGAATACTTCTCAATGATGTTTGTAGATGAGGGCGAAATAGGGCAGTCAATTTACATGTTGGAGGGAATGGTTGCAGACACCTTTGGAGCACTGCTAGAATTTATCTACACTGGTTGCCTCCGTGCCAGCgaaaaaagcacagaacaaaTTCTGGCTACTGCACAGCTGCTGAAAGTGACTGACTTGGTATGGGCCTGTACAGACTATCAGGCCAGCCGTAGCCCAAGTAACACGTTACCAGCTCCGGCTAACAGTGGAGCCTCTGCAGCCGTTACTGCAAGCGACAAGAAGAATGAAGATCCACCGAAGCGAAAACGAGGGCGACCGAGGAAGGTCAAGAatgttcaagaagaaaaattgggAGCAAATTCTGCTGAAGATGTGCAGCTGAGAGAGAACAACTCCatgcaaaataagcaaaattttattaaaaaagacactgcagcagaagaaacagttgCCAGCGAACATGCTCCAGCGAggaaagatgcagaagaaaatgaacctgcttgtgGCTCAGAAGCTGCTGTCGATCTGTCAGCTGAGAAAGATGAGAATTATGATCCCAAATCTGAAGGAGTACAGAGCACTCAGAGCCGTTATAGCAAACGTAGAATAAGGAGATCAATCAAACTAAAAGATTATAAACTTCTCGGTGATGAGGATGAAAAAGGACTGGCAAAGAGaactgatggaaaaagaaaacgtGCAGGTCCTGAAGCTCGCTGTAAAGACTGTGgcaaagtatttaaatataatcACTTCTTAGCTATTCATCAGCGAAGCCATACAG GGGAGCGCCCTTTTAAGTGTAGTGAGTGTGGCAAAGGCTTTTCCCAGAAGCATTCTCTTCAAGTCCATGAGCGGATGCACACTGGAGAACGGCCATACACCTGCACTGTCTGCAGTAAGGCTCTGACAACAAAACATTCTCTTCTGGAGCATATGAGCCTACATACAG GGCAGAAGGCTTTTACATGCGACCAGTGTGGGAAATACTTCAGCCAAAAGAGGCAGCTCAAGAGCCACTATCGAGTACACACAG GCCATTCACTGCCGGAATGTAACCAGTGTCGTCGCAAATTCATGGATGCAGCTCAGTTAAAGAAACATCTAAGAACACATACAG GTGAGAAGCCCTTCACTTGTGAAATTTGTGGCAAATCATTTACAGCTAAAAGTTCTCTTCAGACTCACATTAGAATTCACAG aggagaaaagccGTATTCTTGTGGTATATGTGGAAAATCCTTCTCCGATTCCAGTGCTAAGAGAAGACACTGTATCTTACACACAGGCAAAAAGCCTTTCTCCTGCCCAGAATGTAGTTTGCAGTTTGCTCGTCTGGACAACCTGAAGTCTCATTTGAAAATTCATagcaaggaaaagcagtttCAGGAAGCCAGTGCCGCCCCAAGCACCAACACTAATTCAGAAGTGAGAAACattcttcagctgcagcagtATCAACTTTCCACCTCTGGAGGGCAGGAAATTCAACTCCTGGTTACAGATGCAGTACATAATATAAACTTCATGCCTAGTCATAGTCAAGGCATTAGTATTGTTACTGCAGAAAATGCCCCAAATATGACAACAGAGCAGGCTGCTAACCTCACGCTGCTGGCTCAGCCACCACAGCAGTTGCAAAACTTGCTGCTTTCAGCTCAGCAGGAGCAAGCGGAACAAATCCAAAGTATCAATATGATTGCAAACCAAATAGAGACTGCCCAACCTGAACAAATGCATGTCATCGCTCTTTCCAAGGAAGCACTAGAACATCTCCATGCTCATCAAGGACAAAATGAAGAAGTCCACTTAGCAGGATCTTCACATCCAGCTCAGCACGTGCAGCTGACTCAGGAATCAAGTCAACAGTCTCACTCTAGCCAAGATACGGTTCCTTCCCATCAAATCAGTGAAGAACAGAATCAAACTGTACATGTTTCTGAATCCCATCAGCAGTCTCTGTCTGTAAATGAGTCATCTCATGAGCATCCTATGCAAGGACAGGCTTTCTGA